In the genome of Paraburkholderia azotifigens, the window GCCGACGCAACGCAGAACCGCAACATCCTGCGGCTCGAAAATCTCGACACCGACCTTAGACCGCCCGCCGACGCGATACGGCGCACGCACGAAGCCGTCGACGACGACGATGCGAACAGCTATCTGCCGTTCACGGGGCAGACCGCGTTGCGCCGCGCTGTCGTCGCACGGATCAGGCAGTCGACGGGCTTCGACTACGATGCGAGCAGCGAATGCATTATTTCCGCGGGCGGCCTCGCGGGCATCCTGAATGTATTGCTGTCGATTCTCGAGCCCGGCGATGAAGTCGTGCTCACCGATCCCACCTACGCGGGCCTCATCAATCGCGTGCTGCTGGCAGGCGGCGTGCCGAAGTTCGCGCGGCTCGTGCCGTCCGCCGATGGCTGGCGGCTCGATGTCGAGGCTCTGGCGAACGCAGTGAGTCCGCGCACGCGCGCGTTTCTCATCATGTCGCCGTCGATGCCGAGCGGTTTCGTCGCCAACGCAACCGAATGGCAGGCGATCGCCGATCATTGCCGCCGCGCGGACGCCTGGCTCGTCTACGACGCGGCCATGGAGCGCATCCTGTTCGACGGACGCAACGCGATTCATCCCGCGTCGCTGCCGGACATGCGCGAGCGCACGTTGACGGTGGGCTCCGTGTCGAAGGAATACCGGATGATCGGCTGGCGCGTGGGCTGGATCGTCGGCCCCGAGCGCATCATGAACGACGTGCGGCTCACGAGTCTGTCGAACGTGGTCTGTCAGGTCGGCATCGGCATGCCGGGCGCGACGGCCGCGC includes:
- a CDS encoding pyridoxal phosphate-dependent aminotransferase, which gives rise to MTVSRLRNIPGIGVDRMGDAADATQNRNILRLENLDTDLRPPADAIRRTHEAVDDDDANSYLPFTGQTALRRAVVARIRQSTGFDYDASSECIISAGGLAGILNVLLSILEPGDEVVLTDPTYAGLINRVLLAGGVPKFARLVPSADGWRLDVEALANAVSPRTRAFLIMSPSMPSGFVANATEWQAIADHCRRADAWLVYDAAMERILFDGRNAIHPASLPDMRERTLTVGSVSKEYRMIGWRVGWIVGPERIMNDVRLTSLSNVVCQVGIGMPGATAALTCADDGVAQCVAEWQARRDCLLHALHDLPLVRPDGGWSLLIDTTQLGLAPPDASRRLLDKGEVAATPMNGWGPQAERYLRFVFANEPIARLADIRERVRAAWGV